Below is a window of Syngnathus acus chromosome 8, fSynAcu1.2, whole genome shotgun sequence DNA.
aaaatcgAAATTTTGGCCAATCGATATGTTTAGTGGAGACAAACTACTCAGCCCATTTTGTGTCCGATTCTGAAATCAATTGATATCGGCGGATAGACATCGCAACATAAATCACTGAAGCATCAAGTAGGAATTCAAAGTCCGgtaaacagcaaacatttattttttttatcttgcttTCATTTAAACAAATTTACTAATCGACAAAatcgttttatttttggctTGTTGATGCACCGACAGGAAAAAGCACGGGTGCATTCCGAGCGCGTCGGAAAGCAATCGGAGCTTATGAATATTTAAGCGGCGCCGTTCGCATGGGCGTGAAGCGCTAACACGACAGAGGCCTTGAAGAATTAATGCAGCTTCTTCGATAATTTATTCATGTGATTTACATGCGTGGGGCAACTAcacttgatttgatttggggaattgtttttttagataATCAACACCttaaacaatattttcacCAAGGGTTTGGGCGATCGACAACCAATTGATTAAATGTGTAGCATCACCcgattattttgatatttccgattttttttgggatgcaACCACTTGGTGAAAACGTGCCGGGTGGTCCACCCACAAATCCCTCAAGCATCTTCCATAAAGTTTTCAGGAGCAAAGTATTTGGATCTGAACACATCCAAGTTCTCGTTTGTTGACGTTTTCGATCCCGTGGTGGTTCGATACTGTTACCACAAAATACCGTCTGATTTTGTGACGCCCAGTTTTGTCAACATTTGTCTTCCTTGAAGTTTTCAGGGCTTTTGGAgctgaaatttaaaaataatatttgtatttaagcGCATGgaacttttgtgtttgtacatCACACATTCAATCTCACGGCGTGGTTCAAAATTATTCCTGTGAATACCGTCATGtctattttttcaaatgtcttcCATAAATATTCCAAGCCTTCGTTTTTTTACAACTTCCTGCTTCGTCCGTGACGAATCCAGTCTTTGGATGAGCTCATTTTGTCAAGCAGCTTCCTTAAAGTGGTTCCAAGACAAAGTTTCAAGGACCCAAGTCTGGTTTTTGTGTTCAATCCCACTTGAAGTCCTGTCCGACCGTTTCGAAGAACTTGACGTTGAAAGGTCTATAAAACTCCTGCAGCTGTTCGATGACCTCCTGCTCGATTTGGACGTGAGTCCTGCCCTTGGACTTGCCCAAGCATCGAGGCTGCCCGCTGCTCTCTGGCTTCTTCAGACACGGGAAGCCCTTGGTCCTGTTGAAGTAGAAGTGCTTGTCCGAGATGATCCGCTTGAGTCCTAGGAAGTCCTGAACGCGGCCCATCTCGCCCGCCGGGTCCGTGATGAGCCGCTCGCCGCTGACAAAATGCATCTGCGAGAGGCGGAAGTAGCGTAGCCAGTTCTCCAGATGCAGGATGTACATGCCGATGCGGATGGCGTTCCACGAGGTGTCCACCACGCCCAGGCTCCGGTTCTTAAAGGCCAGCTCCTCAAAAGTGGGGATGTCGGGCTTCTTGGACTGAGTCTGCGTGTAGTCCGAGATGGCTCGGGTGACTGGGTTGCGTACCACCACGATCAGCTTGATCTGTTGGGACATGCTGGAGATGCGGCGAGGAGCCTCCCTGGTGACAAAGTAGCTGGGGGTCTTCTCCAATGTGATCTGACTTTCCAATGTTCGTGGCATGAGGCCCCTTGAGgggaaaacagaacaaaaccTGAAATTCAATCAGCCCAAACCTTTTGAATAAGATACAGTACATGCTGT
It encodes the following:
- the hs3st2 gene encoding heparan sulfate glucosamine 3-O-sulfotransferase 2 produces the protein MAQRFLSSVFMLTVSLSCTYLCYTIIFGRTTVISGRAYEGNRCPPNPNAAGKKLLAQSEQCARLRGVRAAAVAAAQPGAAGSPVLPPSPPSRWMRNASLAQRYGNKKLPGVLIVGVKKGGTRAVLEFIRIHPDVRALGTEPHFFDRNYDRGLDWYRGLMPRTLESQITLEKTPSYFVTREAPRRISSMSQQIKLIVVVRNPVTRAISDYTQTQSKKPDIPTFEELAFKNRSLGVVDTSWNAIRIGMYILHLENWLRYFRLSQMHFVSGERLITDPAGEMGRVQDFLGLKRIISDKHFYFNRTKGFPCLKKPESSGQPRCLGKSKGRTHVQIEQEVIEQLQEFYRPFNVKFFETVGQDFKWD